The sequence below is a genomic window from Thalassomonas haliotis.
ATTAAGTGATTCAGGCCGCCGTCAGGGTAAATGTATCAGCGGCTAACTCCTGACCGTTAATGATCACCGCCATGCCATGTGCCCCGGGATAATGTTTCCTTGTGGATACCGCCTTAAAAGACTGCTCGCGGTTGATGTCTTTTTGTCGGGTGCTATAGTCCGCTTCGGCAATTTTAAATATTTTTCGTGCCTGTTTGCCGTTGCTTTTCATATAATCTATCGCATATTCGATACGCAATTTGCCCAGGGCCTGCGCTTTTGTTGCCAGGGTAAAGGAAAAGCTCAGCCTCTCTCCCATGGCCACCTGCTTTTGTACCTGAAAAGAGCTGACCTCTATCGCTTTTGGCGGCGAAAAACCAAACAAGGTTAAAATCTCAGGTTCGGCTTTTTTCAGCAGGGTGCGGCAGGCATGTTTGATTAACTTGTCGGTATTTTCCGTGTGCCCGAACCATTTTTTTGCCAACCCAGTCACCAGCTGAGGGTTATCTTTGGCAATATCATTGAGGTTATTGGCAACGCTGCGCCTGACATATTCGCTGGGATCATCTTTAAGCACTTCCAGTATCGGCAACAGCGGCGAAGGGTCGCGTTTAAAGTCAGGTAAAGCCATGGCCCAGGGCAGGCGCGGGCGACAGCCTTCACTGGCCAAGCGCCTGAGGTGTTCATTGTCCATTCTGGCCCACAGCGCCATTTGCGCCATCATCTGGCGCGGGTATTTGATGATAAAAGGCCGCACCGCAAACTCACTGCTGGCAAATTCGGTAAAGTGCGCCAGGGCCGGAATGGAAGCGACATAATCTTGCAGGCCGTAGAGTTCGACATAAGCCGGTAAAAACATATATTCAAAGCCGTTTTTATCGACCTTGATTTGTTTGAGCAATGTCAGGTTATGATGATAAGGCCCGGGTAATACCTGGTGCAGGCTTTGGGCAATATGATTCATGCGTGCTTTTAATTCTTTTTGCTGCCAGTTGTTGCCAAAAATCAGCTGCTGGAATTTTTGGTTATCAAAGTCCGGGAAAATTGCCGTTAATTGCTGTGCTAAAGCAGCGATAAATTCCCGGGTATATACGTTTTTCAGTAGTTCGGCCATAGTAATGATAAATTTGCTGCAACGAGAAGGGCATGTTAGCAAAGACTACTGACAGTTTGTGTCAGTAGTCTTTGCTTAAAGCGATGAAAAATGCGCATCTTTTTTCGGCTGACGTTCTACTGTTACCGCTTTAGCTGTTGATCAAGGTGCTGCCAGTAACTCAGGGTGTTTTAAAAATACCTTAAGCCGTTTCAACTCGTTATCGTTAAAATGCTGTAAACGATAATTTTCAAGTTCCTGTTTATCGCTGGTATTATCGAGATGATCCATGGCGGCGATTTTTTGCCGGTAACTTTTGACTTTTTGCTGATAGCTCCTGACTTTTTGCTGCCATAAGCGGTTTTTTTCCCGGGCCGCGTCAATTTTTGCCGAGACTTCGGGCGCTAAGCTCAGATCCTGC
It includes:
- a CDS encoding DNA alkylation repair protein, which produces MAELLKNVYTREFIAALAQQLTAIFPDFDNQKFQQLIFGNNWQQKELKARMNHIAQSLHQVLPGPYHHNLTLLKQIKVDKNGFEYMFLPAYVELYGLQDYVASIPALAHFTEFASSEFAVRPFIIKYPRQMMAQMALWARMDNEHLRRLASEGCRPRLPWAMALPDFKRDPSPLLPILEVLKDDPSEYVRRSVANNLNDIAKDNPQLVTGLAKKWFGHTENTDKLIKHACRTLLKKAEPEILTLFGFSPPKAIEVSSFQVQKQVAMGERLSFSFTLATKAQALGKLRIEYAIDYMKSNGKQARKIFKIAEADYSTRQKDINREQSFKAVSTRKHYPGAHGMAVIINGQELAADTFTLTAA